The following are from one region of the Methyloprofundus sedimenti genome:
- a CDS encoding DUF924 family protein: MYQKILKFWFEELDPKQWWVKDDQLDEIIRIRFSEIHEQAKRCELFEWRATAEGRLAEILVLDQFSRNLHRDSPLCFANDALALALAQEAVSIGADMALTAVQRNVLYLPFMHSESLIIHKVAMHLYQSNGIQSSFDFEIKHQQIIRKFGRYPHRNKVLGRQSTEQEIDFLQQPGSGF; the protein is encoded by the coding sequence ATGTATCAAAAAATTTTAAAGTTCTGGTTTGAGGAGCTTGATCCTAAGCAGTGGTGGGTAAAAGATGATCAGCTAGATGAAATAATTCGGATTAGATTTTCAGAGATTCATGAGCAGGCAAAGCGCTGTGAATTGTTTGAATGGCGGGCAACAGCTGAAGGCAGGCTGGCGGAAATTTTAGTTTTGGATCAGTTTTCCAGAAATTTGCATAGGGATTCGCCGCTTTGTTTCGCGAATGATGCATTGGCTTTGGCGCTTGCTCAAGAAGCCGTTTCTATCGGTGCAGATATGGCGTTAACAGCGGTTCAACGTAACGTACTCTATTTACCCTTTATGCACAGCGAGTCATTAATAATTCATAAAGTGGCCATGCATTTGTACCAAAGTAATGGTATTCAATCCAGTTTTGATTTTGAGATAAAACATCAGCAGATCATCAGGAAATTTGGTCGTTATCCGCATCGTAACAAAGTTCTTGGCAGACAATCAACTGAGCAGGAAATCGACTTTTTGCAACAGCCCGGGTCTGGTTTTTGA
- the sorA gene encoding SorA family sulfite dehydrogenase catalytic subunit yields MIDKYNKVHTSRRQFLRNAGALALAASPLNAIAASDTSEGITFADGPRPLVRYPGKRELILVHTRPPHLETPASVFNESVITPNDAFFVRYHLANFPTSIDPETYRLTVKGAVKTPLSLSLAELKSSMQQVEVVAVNQCSGNSRGYSSPRVFGAQLGNGAMGNARWVGVPLKTVLEKAGVLSGARQVTFNGLDKPVLPSTPDFRKALDIEHALSPEPMLAWSMNGEDLPFLNGYPLKLIVPGYFGTYWVKHLSEIEVIDHLYEGHDAYFMTKAYRLPDNDCMCVAPGTSADKTRPISTLPVRSFITSVKTDDVLPVNRTIKLKGIAFDDGSGIKTVDVSIDSGQTWRAATLGNDLGRFSFREWQLAISFKSTGSAVLMVRASNRQGEIQPLKADWNPGGYRRHAIESTPITIA; encoded by the coding sequence ATGATCGATAAATACAATAAAGTTCATACTTCCCGCCGCCAATTTTTACGCAATGCTGGCGCGCTGGCACTGGCCGCCTCGCCATTAAATGCTATAGCGGCTAGCGATACTAGCGAAGGCATTACATTTGCAGATGGTCCACGTCCGTTAGTCCGTTATCCGGGTAAACGTGAACTAATTCTGGTGCATACCCGTCCACCACACCTGGAAACCCCTGCTTCCGTATTCAACGAAAGCGTGATCACGCCTAATGATGCATTTTTCGTACGTTACCACCTGGCTAATTTTCCAACTTCAATCGATCCTGAGACTTATAGGCTCACAGTCAAAGGCGCCGTCAAGACCCCCCTCAGTCTATCGCTTGCTGAACTTAAATCGAGCATGCAGCAAGTTGAAGTCGTCGCAGTAAATCAATGCTCGGGTAATAGCCGAGGCTACTCGTCACCTCGAGTGTTCGGCGCCCAGCTCGGCAACGGTGCAATGGGCAATGCTCGCTGGGTCGGTGTACCGTTAAAAACGGTGCTCGAAAAGGCTGGCGTTCTATCAGGTGCCAGACAGGTCACTTTCAACGGTTTGGATAAACCAGTTTTACCAAGCACTCCAGACTTTCGCAAAGCGCTCGACATTGAACATGCACTAAGCCCTGAACCGATGCTGGCATGGAGTATGAACGGGGAGGACCTGCCGTTTTTAAATGGCTACCCACTGAAACTGATTGTACCTGGATATTTTGGCACTTACTGGGTCAAACACCTATCTGAAATAGAGGTCATTGACCATCTCTACGAGGGTCACGATGCTTACTTTATGACTAAAGCCTACCGTCTACCAGATAATGATTGTATGTGCGTAGCACCAGGAACGAGTGCTGACAAGACGCGCCCAATATCCACATTACCGGTGCGCAGTTTCATTACCAGCGTAAAAACAGATGACGTATTACCAGTAAACCGCACAATAAAATTAAAAGGCATTGCCTTCGATGATGGTTCTGGCATTAAGACGGTTGATGTGTCCATAGACAGTGGCCAGACCTGGCGCGCCGCAACACTGGGCAATGATCTGGGGCGCTTCTCATTCCGGGAGTGGCAACTCGCCATAAGTTTTAAAAGTACAGGCTCAGCCGTGCTGATGGTGCGAGCCAGTAATAGGCAAGGAGAAATACAACCACTTAAGGCCGACTGGAACCCTGGCGGCTATCGACGCCATGCCATCGAATCCACCCCGATCACCATAGCCTGA
- a CDS encoding c-type cytochrome, producing MQYTKTPTLSLAFTLIITLIMLQTQAAAEQIKLPPETAKLRVSKLPGYTLATQQCLICHSADYINYQAPDMTQSQWTNEVFKMQRSYGAMFSEHEARSIGAYLAVAYGNAKATDDSVVAASKLDPSAENSNANTIIDVQVLLNNNGCLACHAINKKLVGPAFHEIATKYKGDAGAKSKLAASIQKGVPENGGKCLCRQ from the coding sequence ATGCAATACACTAAAACCCCTACCCTAAGTCTGGCTTTTACACTCATCATTACACTGATAATGCTACAGACACAAGCCGCAGCTGAGCAAATAAAACTACCACCAGAAACAGCCAAACTACGTGTATCCAAGCTACCTGGGTACACACTTGCAACCCAGCAATGCCTTATCTGCCATTCGGCAGACTACATTAATTATCAGGCTCCTGACATGACTCAGAGTCAGTGGACCAATGAAGTATTTAAAATGCAGCGCTCATACGGCGCAATGTTTAGTGAGCACGAGGCCAGGAGTATTGGTGCCTATCTTGCCGTAGCCTATGGGAATGCCAAAGCGACCGATGACAGCGTGGTTGCCGCATCAAAACTTGATCCTAGCGCTGAAAACAGCAACGCGAATACCATTATTGATGTGCAGGTGTTGCTCAATAACAATGGTTGCCTTGCTTGTCACGCCATTAACAAAAAACTAGTCGGGCCAGCCTTTCATGAAATCGCGACCAAATATAAGGGAGATGCGGGAGCGAAATCTAAATTAGCTGCCTCGATCCAAAAGGGAGTACCGGAAAATGGGGGAAAATGCCTATGCCGGCAATGA
- a CDS encoding cbb3-type cytochrome c oxidase subunit I: protein MSANTETVKQGSSALKDKLIAFHSWAGVDDSTLNGGQKLAVKYFMGAVVLFIFQILFGLLAAAQFLAPGFLYDILDFSVNRMIHINAMILWMLYGFIGCTYWLLEDESGTEIVGLKFGVLGFWVLTAAIAVVVLVYLLVQTGAGNDTTIWLINEGREYIEAPRWADIGIVVVMLIFFYNVVMTFSKGQWSGIAGVLTLDLVALAGLYVAGMFYMTNITHEQFWWWWVIHLWVEATWEVLVGVIMAWSLMKILGVSRRIVQTWLYIEVALMFGSGILGLGHHYFWIGTPEYWLTIGGFFSALEPIPLVAMVVHAVYDSGERGFKNLNHPAMAWLIAHAFGNFFGAGVWGFMHTLPQINLYTHGTQWSASHGHLAFFGAYATINIAFFYIAIQHWRGNVWMGAGSQNAWRWKWALALLNIGVLGMTIALLIAGYEQSFIERAIGGSTWGGYFSAQTHPSFMSAMQWRMFFGWVTASGLGLLVWDLLTIGKGETRTAEVITQAE, encoded by the coding sequence ATGAGTGCTAATACTGAAACAGTTAAACAAGGCTCATCTGCACTCAAGGATAAATTAATCGCGTTCCACTCGTGGGCAGGCGTTGATGATAGCACCTTGAATGGCGGACAAAAACTAGCTGTCAAATATTTCATGGGGGCAGTGGTATTATTTATCTTCCAGATTTTATTTGGTTTGCTGGCTGCTGCACAATTTCTTGCTCCAGGATTTCTTTATGACATTCTGGATTTTAGTGTTAATCGCATGATACATATCAATGCCATGATTTTGTGGATGTTGTATGGCTTTATCGGTTGTACTTATTGGCTTTTAGAAGACGAAAGCGGCACTGAAATTGTAGGGCTAAAATTTGGTGTGCTTGGATTTTGGGTGTTAACAGCGGCTATTGCTGTGGTTGTTCTGGTTTATTTATTAGTGCAAACAGGTGCTGGTAACGACACCACTATATGGCTTATTAATGAAGGCCGTGAATATATCGAAGCACCTCGCTGGGCAGATATAGGCATTGTCGTGGTGATGCTGATTTTCTTTTACAACGTCGTGATGACATTTAGTAAAGGTCAATGGTCTGGAATTGCAGGCGTATTAACTTTGGATCTTGTTGCTTTAGCAGGTCTGTATGTCGCAGGTATGTTTTATATGACTAATATCACCCATGAACAATTCTGGTGGTGGTGGGTGATTCACCTATGGGTTGAAGCGACCTGGGAAGTTCTGGTCGGTGTTATTATGGCCTGGTCATTAATGAAAATTTTAGGCGTCAGCCGTAGAATCGTACAAACCTGGTTATATATCGAAGTTGCTTTAATGTTTGGCTCGGGTATTTTAGGTTTAGGCCACCACTATTTCTGGATTGGTACACCTGAATACTGGCTGACAATTGGTGGTTTTTTCTCTGCGTTAGAACCCATTCCTTTAGTGGCAATGGTTGTTCATGCGGTCTACGATTCGGGCGAACGCGGATTTAAAAATTTGAATCACCCGGCAATGGCCTGGCTAATTGCACACGCATTTGGTAACTTCTTTGGTGCCGGGGTCTGGGGCTTTATGCACACTTTGCCACAAATTAATTTATACACTCATGGTACACAATGGTCAGCTTCCCATGGGCATTTAGCCTTCTTTGGCGCTTATGCGACGATTAATATCGCGTTCTTTTATATCGCCATCCAGCACTGGCGTGGAAATGTCTGGATGGGGGCCGGTTCACAAAATGCCTGGCGCTGGAAATGGGCACTGGCTTTGTTAAATATCGGTGTACTGGGTATGACTATTGCGCTACTAATCGCAGGTTATGAACAGTCCTTTATTGAACGTGCCATAGGCGGATCTACCTGGGGGGGCTATTTTTCTGCGCAAACACACCCTTCTTTTATGAGTGCGATGCAATGGCGTATGTTTTTTGGCTGGGTTACTGCTTCAGGATTAGGTTTATTAGTCTGGGATTTACTGACCATTGGTAAAGGCGAAACGCGTACAGCCGAAGTGATCACTCAGGCAGAATAA
- a CDS encoding c-type cytochrome yields MSETPQWATESFWKKVAVWVTAGSFLILVVLTFDTLKQTSAGGERVSAYSVINKKIDYQFDKKLNKYMPVIGGEELLFGTVFSEEEAEQLVTLGKKTTQAKNCMNCHTLLGNGAYYAPDLTKAWLDQGWLTVDLREEQMLKFLMDPEKNARTFGTGRKMPNLDITEDEAKGVVAFLKWMSSIDTNGFPYNFTTIYAEDD; encoded by the coding sequence ATGAGTGAAACACCTCAGTGGGCTACCGAGTCCTTTTGGAAAAAAGTAGCCGTGTGGGTAACCGCCGGCTCCTTTTTGATTCTGGTTGTTTTAACCTTTGATACCTTAAAACAAACCTCAGCTGGTGGAGAGCGTGTCTCTGCCTATTCAGTGATCAATAAAAAAATTGATTATCAGTTTGATAAAAAGCTAAATAAATATATGCCGGTTATTGGCGGTGAGGAACTATTATTTGGTACTGTTTTTAGTGAAGAGGAAGCTGAGCAACTGGTAACTTTAGGTAAAAAAACGACGCAGGCTAAAAACTGTATGAATTGCCATACCCTGTTAGGCAATGGTGCTTATTATGCGCCTGATTTAACGAAAGCCTGGCTTGATCAAGGATGGTTAACCGTTGATTTACGTGAAGAACAGATGCTGAAATTTCTCATGGATCCAGAAAAAAATGCACGCACTTTTGGTACCGGTCGCAAAATGCCTAATCTTGATATAACGGAAGATGAGGCTAAAGGCGTTGTTGCTTTCTTAAAATGGATGTCAAGTATTGATACTAATGGCTTTCCATATAATTTCACCACCATTTACGCAGAGGATGACTAA
- a CDS encoding radical SAM protein, which translates to MSRLTVKNHDRDVAGYRYIYPVISRRSGGLSIGINFNTNNACNWRCVYCQVPDLSIGAAPQLDFELLATELADFLQDVLHGNFYQRFEIEPVRQMIKDVAISGNGEPTSVHNFAKAIALITQIVERANIPDPFQYVLITNGSLIHKADVQAGLRLFNQYNGQLWYKLDSATDFGREQVNHAGLSSHKQLENLISSAKLCATWIQTCVLGFASAKGNVGLLEEQEQDAYLVLLTQAIQQVPLQGVMLYSLARLSLQPEADRITTANLEQLNDFAERIRKLGLSVKVSL; encoded by the coding sequence ATGTCCAGACTTACAGTAAAAAACCATGATCGTGATGTCGCAGGTTACCGCTATATTTACCCTGTTATCTCCAGGCGTTCAGGTGGTTTGTCGATAGGCATTAACTTTAATACAAATAATGCCTGTAATTGGCGCTGTGTGTATTGTCAGGTACCTGACTTAAGCATAGGGGCGGCACCGCAGCTGGATTTTGAATTATTAGCGACAGAGTTAGCCGATTTTTTACAGGATGTGTTGCATGGGAATTTTTATCAACGATTTGAAATAGAGCCGGTAAGACAAATGATTAAAGATGTTGCTATTTCCGGTAACGGTGAACCCACTAGTGTGCATAATTTTGCCAAAGCAATTGCCTTAATTACACAGATTGTCGAACGGGCAAATATCCCTGATCCATTTCAATATGTTTTGATTACTAATGGCAGCTTGATTCATAAGGCGGATGTGCAGGCAGGCTTGAGGTTGTTTAATCAATACAACGGACAGCTTTGGTATAAATTAGATAGCGCCACAGATTTTGGCCGTGAACAAGTAAATCATGCAGGCTTAAGTTCACATAAACAGCTGGAAAATTTAATAAGTTCAGCCAAACTCTGTGCTACATGGATTCAGACTTGTGTGCTTGGTTTTGCTTCAGCAAAAGGGAATGTTGGATTGTTAGAAGAGCAAGAGCAAGACGCGTATTTAGTCCTTTTAACTCAGGCCATTCAACAAGTACCGTTACAAGGTGTCATGCTCTATAGTTTGGCTAGACTCTCATTACAGCCTGAAGCAGATAGAATTACCACCGCCAATCTGGAACAATTAAATGATTTTGCTGAGCGTATACGTAAACTGGGCTTAAGTGTGAAAGTTTCTTTGTAA
- the fae gene encoding formaldehyde-activating enzyme, whose amino-acid sequence MSDRIVLRTGEALVAGGPPGTAAEPEIVIGELDGPVGTALATLTGDQAKGHSKVFAILNTDIQVRPVTLMVSKVTVNNSRYTNILMGTVQAAIANGVLDAVRAGDIPKEKANDLGIICSVWLNPSVATDDNLDHQILFDIHRKATALAIKKAMNNEPSIDWLLDNQDKITHKYFQMGLDGKI is encoded by the coding sequence ATGAGCGATAGAATCGTATTACGTACCGGCGAAGCATTAGTTGCAGGCGGCCCACCAGGTACAGCAGCAGAACCTGAAATTGTTATCGGTGAATTAGATGGACCAGTCGGTACAGCATTAGCAACATTAACTGGCGACCAGGCAAAAGGTCACTCTAAAGTATTCGCTATTTTAAACACGGATATTCAGGTACGTCCTGTTACGCTAATGGTCAGTAAAGTAACTGTTAATAACAGCCGTTACACCAATATTCTAATGGGTACTGTACAGGCTGCGATTGCTAATGGAGTTTTAGATGCCGTTCGTGCAGGCGATATACCTAAAGAAAAAGCGAATGACCTGGGTATTATTTGTTCAGTGTGGTTAAACCCTAGTGTTGCGACTGATGACAATCTGGATCATCAAATTCTTTTTGATATTCATCGTAAAGCTACAGCTCTTGCCATTAAAAAAGCAATGAACAACGAGCCGAGCATCGATTGGTTATTAGACAATCAGGACAAAATCACCCATAAATATTTCCAGATGGGTTTAGATGGTAAAATTTAA
- a CDS encoding SulP family inorganic anion transporter produces the protein MNKNKLIDTSNLRGDFFGGLTAGVVALPLALAFGVQSGMGAIAGMYGAIALGVFAAWFGGTNTQISGPTGPMTVVSAVVIATEIELHGSLDAALGTIIAIFLLAGLLQILLGVLKVGQYIRYMPYPVVSGFMSGIGVIIIVLQIFPFLGQSSPKKILDIFAELPSVLPFANIEAIVLALATIATIFLFPLVTRLIPSALVALLVLTAVSTFMGLDVAIIGDIPDGLPALHLDSLDHIDFRDPMLILIPGLTLAALGTIDSLLTSIVADNMTKTQHNSNKELIGQGLGNIAAAVIGGIPGAGATMRTVVNINSGGKTRLSGVIHGLALLFVLIGAGAYARLIPLPVLAGILITVGIGIIDYKGLKHILHVPKSDAAVMLIVLIMTVFVDLLQAVAVGMVLASVLFMKKMSDIVEEQSANNSAEELAREAAWMDETELNDEMLKKVYIKHFDGPIFFGFASRFQEISRAFPEVDVVIMRMRNVPYIDQSGMYAIEDAVMALLEKNVLVLMTGIQEQPRDMLKRIGIVPGMIAEQHLYKDFNSCVEDLKSGEVFKDVQEKKDYAWTHILS, from the coding sequence ATGAATAAAAACAAACTAATTGATACTTCTAATTTACGGGGTGATTTTTTCGGTGGATTAACCGCCGGAGTTGTCGCTCTACCACTCGCTCTGGCCTTTGGCGTACAGTCGGGTATGGGGGCAATAGCGGGTATGTACGGAGCCATTGCGCTGGGGGTCTTCGCCGCCTGGTTTGGTGGTACCAATACTCAAATCAGTGGACCCACTGGACCCATGACCGTAGTTTCGGCTGTAGTTATTGCTACTGAAATTGAATTGCATGGCAGTCTGGATGCCGCATTAGGCACGATCATTGCTATTTTTCTGTTGGCAGGGTTATTACAAATTCTACTCGGTGTTTTAAAAGTAGGGCAGTATATCCGTTATATGCCATACCCCGTCGTTTCAGGATTTATGAGTGGTATCGGTGTTATTATCATCGTTTTACAGATTTTTCCTTTTCTAGGACAGTCTTCCCCGAAAAAGATATTAGATATTTTTGCTGAATTACCCAGCGTCTTGCCCTTTGCGAATATAGAGGCGATTGTACTGGCATTGGCGACTATTGCTACGATTTTTCTTTTTCCTCTGGTGACCAGGTTGATTCCAAGTGCCCTGGTTGCTTTACTCGTTTTGACTGCTGTTTCTACTTTTATGGGACTGGATGTGGCCATTATTGGTGATATTCCAGATGGTTTACCTGCTTTACATCTGGATAGTCTAGATCATATAGATTTTAGAGATCCAATGTTGATTCTTATTCCCGGGCTGACCTTAGCTGCATTAGGCACCATTGATTCCTTATTAACCTCTATTGTTGCTGACAATATGACTAAAACCCAGCATAACAGTAATAAAGAACTGATTGGGCAAGGTCTGGGTAATATAGCAGCTGCAGTTATTGGTGGAATTCCTGGCGCTGGCGCAACAATGCGAACAGTAGTGAATATTAACTCGGGTGGAAAGACCAGGCTATCAGGCGTTATACACGGTCTCGCCTTATTATTTGTACTCATCGGAGCCGGAGCCTATGCTAGATTGATTCCATTGCCCGTTTTAGCTGGCATTTTAATTACGGTAGGCATAGGTATTATTGATTACAAAGGCTTGAAGCATATACTGCATGTACCTAAATCAGATGCTGCGGTGATGCTGATAGTGTTGATTATGACTGTGTTTGTTGACTTATTGCAGGCTGTTGCAGTCGGAATGGTATTGGCCTCAGTGCTGTTTATGAAAAAAATGAGTGATATTGTTGAAGAACAATCTGCTAATAATTCAGCTGAGGAGTTGGCTCGTGAAGCAGCCTGGATGGATGAAACTGAGTTAAATGATGAAATGCTGAAAAAAGTTTATATCAAGCATTTTGATGGTCCTATTTTCTTTGGTTTTGCCTCCAGGTTCCAGGAAATAAGCCGCGCTTTTCCCGAAGTGGATGTGGTTATTATGCGTATGAGAAATGTACCTTATATAGATCAGTCTGGTATGTATGCCATTGAAGATGCGGTAATGGCTTTACTGGAAAAAAATGTTCTGGTGCTAATGACAGGTATACAAGAACAGCCTAGGGATATGTTGAAACGGATTGGTATTGTTCCAGGTATGATTGCCGAACAGCACTTGTATAAAGATTTTAATAGCTGCGTAGAAGACTTAAAGTCAGGCGAAGTGTTTAAAGATGTACAGGAAAAAAAAGATTACGCCTGGACGCATATATTGAGTTAA